The Acidobacteriaceae bacterium nucleotide sequence CTTCGGCAAACGCCCGTGCTTTGCTGGCCTGTGGGCCTTCTGTGCCGTCGGCGTTCAGAGGCAGACCGGAGACGACGACGGTGGCTCCACGCTGGCGGATGAACCGCGCGATGGTCTTGAGGTCAGCCTTCAACGAGGTACGGTGCAGCGTGAAGAGCGGCTGCGCGGTCAGCCCGAGTTCGTCGGTGATCGCGAGGCCGATGCGGCGGTCGCCGATATCGAGCGCGAGGATGCGGGGAGTGCTCACAGGCTTGAGTGTAGACGGCGTAGACTCAAGCCATGCGTGGCAAGGGTTTTCTGGCAGCGGTGATGGGTGTTTCGATGGGTATCGGAAACGCGTGGGCGCAGCAGGCTACGCCGCCGCAACCTGCCCCGCAGGACGACACGGTGCTTCATGTGCAGTCGAACATCGTCTTCGTGCCGACGACGGTGCAGACGAAGAAGGGCGACGTGCTCTACGGGCTGAAGGCCGAGCAGTTTGAGGTGCTCGCTGACGGCGTTCCGCAGAAGGTCACGCTTGATACGAGTGAGGACGTGCGGCCGATTGCGCTGGCGGTCGTCGTGCAGTGCTCACGCGGCTACGCGTTTGAGTATCCGAAGATGCAGGGCGTGGCGACGATGATCGAGGAGATGATCGGCGGTGGCCCTTCGCAGGTCGCGGTGATGGACTACGGCTCCGAGCCTGAGCTGATTACGAACTTCACCACCAACGCCACCCGCCGCGAGCGTGCGTTGAACAGCATTACCCCGTGCGATGATGACCCGAAGAACGCCACGTTCGACGCCGTGGACGCCGCGAATAAGCTCTTTGAACGTATGGACCCGAAGGGCCGCCACGTCATTTTGCTGATCAGCGAAACGCGTGACCACGGTTCCAAGGTGAAACCGAGCGAGGTGATTCGCGCATTGGGCAAGACGGATACGATCGTCGACTCGCTGGCGTTTTCGCCGGGCCGGGACGAGCTCGCCGAAGACGTCAAGCATTCGGACGGCGCCAGCGGTGGCCCGATCGGGCTGATCCTGATGGCGGTTCAGGCGCTGCGCAAGAATGCGGCGAAGGAGTTCGCCCGCGAGAGCGGCGGCGAGTACATCAACTTCGGCACGCAGACCAAGTTCGACCTTGGGCTGAACGGACTCGCCAACCGGGTGGACAACTACTACCTGCTCAGCTTCCAGCCGCACTTTGCGCCGGGACAGGGTGAGGCGGGAGACTTCCACAAACTGACCGTGCACGTACCGTTGTACCCGGACGCGAAGATTCGTCATCGCGAGTCCTACTGGTCGGAGCCGGTCGCAACCGTACAGCCGTAACGGCTAGGCTGTCAGCGGAAACTCCACCGTCATCCTTGTCCCGTCGGCGCTTGAGTCCACGTGGATGGAGCCGTGGTGGCGTTCCACGATCTCTCGCGAGATGTAGAGGCCGAGCCCGTTGCCGAGGTCGCCTTTGGTGGAGACGAACGGCTCGAAGAGCCTGGGGCGCAGCTCCTGCGGGATGCCTTCACCGTTGTCGGAGACGGCAAAGCCGAAGGTGTGGCCGTCGCCGAAGAGCCTGACCTCGACGGCGCCGTCGATGGGCGCAGCGTCGATTGCGTTGGAGACGAGGTTCGCCAGCACCTGCCGGATCTGCCCCAGGATGCCGTGGAAGTGGGTGTCGAGATCGCCGCTGACCGTGAGTTCGATCTGCCGGTTGCGGATCTTGCCGGTGAAGAGTCGCAGCACGTCGTCGGCGAGCGTGCCTCCGGTGAAGTCCTGGCTGCGATCGCTGTTTTCGCGGCTCCAGCGCAGGGTCTGCTTGGTGATGCCGCTGATGCGCTCCAGCTCGCTTTCGACCATGCTGATGTAGTTTGCGGCCGAGCCATCGACGTCTTCGCCGAGTTCATTGCGCAGCAGGTACATCAGGTTGGTGATGGCTTCGAGCGGGTTGTTGATCTCGTGGGCGATCACGCTGGTCATGCGGCCGGTGAGCGCCAGCTTCTCGTTCATGCGCAGAGCGGCTTCACGCTCCCTGTTTTCGGTCAGGTCGACGAACGTTCCGATCCATCCGGCGCGTTCGGCTCCGGCGCGCTGGAACGGAACGGCGCGGACGACGTTCCAACGTTCGCCTTGCTGGACGCTGGTGGCACAGACCTCGACCTCGAAGTAGGAGTTGCCGGTAACGGCCTTCTCCCAACGCTGGCGGCAGAGCGTGCGGTCGGCTTCGGCAAGGCTGGGATCATCGAACCAGTACCCGGAGGGGAGCAGACCGAAGCGTGTCCAGAGGTCGTTGGTGTAAGTCAGGCGGCCGTTGTCGTCGGCGATGAAAATCTTGATGGGCAGCGATTCGGTCAGGCGTTGGAAACGCGCTTCGCCCAGCTCGATGGCCTCTTCTGCCTTGCGCAGGCCGATGGTGGTGAGAGCCGCGCGGAAGTCGCGTGCTGACTCGATCTCGGTGGCGGTCCAGGCCTCGGCCCGTCCGCGAACGGTCTCTTTCCACTCGGCAAAGCTGTTGCGCGGGTGCAGACGCCTGTCCTGTCCGACGATCTTCTCCGGCTCGCCAGCCCAGCGCACCGTGCGCACGATCTCAGGCTTGAACCACATGAGGTAGCGGTCCAGCACGGAAGAGATGCGTACCGCGATCAGGCCGCTGGCGTGCTCGCGCAGGTTCTCGTTTACGTCGAGCCCGGCCTCGAGGCCAAGGTTTGCAGTAGCGAAGACATCGCCGTCGGCCATGCGCTCGCCCAGCCAGCCTGCCAGCGTTTTCACGTTCTCTTGCGTAGGTGTTTCGCCGTGCAGAGAGAGGTGGCCGTCGACCAGCAACGCCACGCCGGAGGCGTTGGCGATCTTCTGCACGTGGCCGAGTTCGCGTAGCAGGCCGTCGAGGTAATCCGGCTCTGCGGCCAGCAGCGTCAGCACGTTGCGCTGCACGGCGTGGAGGTGCAGCGTCTGCTCCAGGCGTGAGGTTGTGCGGAAGGTGTTGAGCTG carries:
- a CDS encoding VWA domain-containing protein, producing the protein MRGKGFLAAVMGVSMGIGNAWAQQATPPQPAPQDDTVLHVQSNIVFVPTTVQTKKGDVLYGLKAEQFEVLADGVPQKVTLDTSEDVRPIALAVVVQCSRGYAFEYPKMQGVATMIEEMIGGGPSQVAVMDYGSEPELITNFTTNATRRERALNSITPCDDDPKNATFDAVDAANKLFERMDPKGRHVILLISETRDHGSKVKPSEVIRALGKTDTIVDSLAFSPGRDELAEDVKHSDGASGGPIGLILMAVQALRKNAAKEFARESGGEYINFGTQTKFDLGLNGLANRVDNYYLLSFQPHFAPGQGEAGDFHKLTVHVPLYPDAKIRHRESYWSEPVATVQP
- the ruvX gene encoding Holliday junction resolvase RuvX, yielding MSTPRILALDIGDRRIGLAITDELGLTAQPLFTLHRTSLKADLKTIARFIRQRGATVVVSGLPLNADGTEGPQASKARAFAEEIRVGHPELEHHMLDERLTTRDAHERLSEAGYRARFEGRDARLDRRDLIDQVAAVLLLEAFVSQREGPTLLPDPDGADV
- a CDS encoding ATP-binding protein gives rise to the protein MSDSIVSSDELIRPCADEPIHLSGSIQQHGFFLLLDEAFEHVVAASQNAERFLGVPLKLILGGRLTELFDREILFSLTRVSPQVTNPICTVRAEAKATFLGTFSVHGEAFAVISHCIGMRRVLEFEVQERLVSSELMNNVITNFVSTLGSLRSENEVCAALASQTAELTGFDRVMVYSFDKEGHGTVLAEVNNGLLPSCLGLHFPTTDIPAQARRLYLLSTVRIIPDANYTPSPLVGAPGLEAAELDLSLSTLRSVSPTHVEYMRNMGTYSSMSVSILVDGKLWGLVSGHHATPHTVPYLVRSACDMLTRLLSTQLNTFRTTSRLEQTLHLHAVQRNVLTLLAAEPDYLDGLLRELGHVQKIANASGVALLVDGHLSLHGETPTQENVKTLAGWLGERMADGDVFATANLGLEAGLDVNENLREHASGLIAVRISSVLDRYLMWFKPEIVRTVRWAGEPEKIVGQDRRLHPRNSFAEWKETVRGRAEAWTATEIESARDFRAALTTIGLRKAEEAIELGEARFQRLTESLPIKIFIADDNGRLTYTNDLWTRFGLLPSGYWFDDPSLAEADRTLCRQRWEKAVTGNSYFEVEVCATSVQQGERWNVVRAVPFQRAGAERAGWIGTFVDLTENREREAALRMNEKLALTGRMTSVIAHEINNPLEAITNLMYLLRNELGEDVDGSAANYISMVESELERISGITKQTLRWSRENSDRSQDFTGGTLADDVLRLFTGKIRNRQIELTVSGDLDTHFHGILGQIRQVLANLVSNAIDAAPIDGAVEVRLFGDGHTFGFAVSDNGEGIPQELRPRLFEPFVSTKGDLGNGLGLYISREIVERHHGSIHVDSSADGTRMTVEFPLTA